The following are from one region of the Phycisphaerales bacterium genome:
- a CDS encoding protein kinase produces MTQQPEHSGSDRADARPAVADGSLPWPADAPAQDTEDLRGLYAGQYELIERIGGGAMGVVYRARRSGRQRERAIKVLRPSDGGGEGLLQEAFDHPHVVAVEDFGTLTDREGRERPFIVMELFGPNASLEAWVREHRPTIDDRLRLIEEASRGVAYAHELGVLHHDLKPANILVDRFGSAHVADFGLARMRIEAGHSPSGGTRAFQSPEQCDRPTSELDARSDVYALGATLFSVLTDGGVPVPLPPNCSREQAHRLKTEQEPLFSLLPPETPASVTAILKKALAPQRERRHETAIDFARALARARAETKSPVGRIRTAVSVHARRRPRAAAVFVGLIIGVVLAFVLSYPLRWVRPLEDWYLARLPMLDAAHVGQLEDVRIVHMPPPLEMAVLGAELGVEGVSSSPARTWRPMHGAFVEAMSQAGARVIAFDLYFPQAWPELDAPFAEAIERSTSRGTPVVLGAQGWVVDNAGRPAMPEVYDRAGARWGSLLLDLSGPLPLIPLVAQPPQDEGLPGFVLATHAAAVQPQARFSAWAHEGGVRVQFWNPVPGSTRRLRTGVDARLPVFKQQSAGEVPEWFLQGRQEDWTMAYTQRAVFGVETLDAATLNYAELMRASPEARAERVGGRVLIVVDPINDKKLELGLSRNLLGGEVLAGAVQSLLAERTSRWMPDWMVILLCLPVAAIGAIIGACVRPGKNSGLIAVAMHAARLALLAMLLVVVSIGLLAFYAAWSLITLPVFWLLAALLSCIAAAVMIEWILPKRPRRLQSRSQSASSVVVQ; encoded by the coding sequence ATGACGCAGCAGCCCGAGCATTCCGGATCGGACCGTGCAGACGCACGGCCTGCGGTCGCGGATGGGTCGCTGCCCTGGCCGGCGGACGCTCCGGCCCAAGACACCGAAGACCTGCGCGGCCTGTATGCCGGGCAGTACGAACTCATCGAACGCATCGGCGGCGGCGCGATGGGGGTGGTGTACCGCGCCCGGCGCTCCGGGAGACAGCGAGAGCGGGCGATCAAGGTGCTTCGCCCGAGCGACGGTGGCGGTGAGGGGCTCCTTCAAGAGGCTTTCGATCATCCCCACGTGGTCGCCGTCGAAGACTTCGGCACGCTGACGGACCGGGAAGGCCGAGAGCGCCCGTTCATCGTCATGGAGCTCTTCGGGCCCAACGCCTCGCTGGAAGCGTGGGTGCGCGAACATCGGCCCACGATCGACGACCGGTTGAGGTTGATCGAAGAGGCCTCGCGCGGCGTGGCCTATGCGCACGAACTGGGCGTGCTGCACCACGACCTCAAGCCGGCCAATATCCTGGTCGATCGCTTCGGCTCGGCGCACGTGGCCGATTTTGGTCTGGCGCGCATGCGTATCGAGGCGGGACACTCGCCCAGCGGCGGAACGCGTGCGTTCCAGAGCCCCGAGCAATGTGATCGCCCCACCAGCGAACTCGATGCTCGCAGCGACGTATATGCCCTGGGCGCCACGCTCTTTTCCGTGTTGACCGATGGAGGCGTACCGGTCCCGCTACCGCCTAATTGCAGCCGCGAGCAGGCCCATCGCCTGAAGACAGAGCAGGAGCCGCTCTTCTCGTTGCTGCCTCCAGAGACGCCCGCCTCGGTCACGGCAATCCTGAAGAAGGCGCTGGCGCCCCAGCGTGAGCGCCGGCACGAGACGGCGATCGACTTCGCTCGCGCGCTGGCTCGCGCACGCGCCGAGACCAAGAGCCCGGTGGGCCGAATTCGAACGGCGGTCTCGGTCCATGCCCGCCGTCGGCCGCGTGCCGCCGCCGTTTTCGTTGGACTAATCATCGGTGTAGTACTCGCGTTCGTGCTGTCGTATCCGCTGCGATGGGTCCGGCCGCTCGAGGACTGGTACCTCGCGCGCCTGCCCATGCTCGATGCCGCACACGTCGGCCAGCTAGAGGACGTTCGCATCGTGCACATGCCGCCGCCGCTGGAGATGGCCGTCCTGGGCGCAGAGCTGGGCGTCGAGGGCGTGAGTAGCTCGCCCGCGCGCACATGGCGACCGATGCACGGGGCGTTTGTCGAGGCCATGTCGCAGGCCGGTGCGCGGGTCATTGCCTTTGACCTGTACTTTCCGCAGGCATGGCCCGAGCTGGACGCGCCGTTTGCCGAGGCCATCGAGCGCAGCACGAGCCGCGGAACACCGGTCGTGCTCGGCGCGCAGGGATGGGTTGTCGATAATGCCGGTCGTCCCGCGATGCCCGAGGTCTACGATCGCGCCGGTGCGCGGTGGGGGTCATTGCTGCTGGACCTGTCCGGCCCGTTGCCGCTCATCCCGCTCGTGGCCCAGCCCCCGCAAGACGAAGGCCTTCCGGGATTCGTGCTCGCAACGCACGCCGCGGCGGTGCAGCCGCAGGCCCGCTTTTCGGCGTGGGCCCACGAAGGTGGCGTGCGCGTGCAGTTCTGGAATCCCGTTCCCGGATCGACGCGTCGCCTGCGTACCGGGGTCGATGCCCGATTGCCCGTTTTCAAGCAACAGTCGGCTGGCGAAGTGCCCGAGTGGTTCCTCCAGGGACGACAGGAAGACTGGACCATGGCCTACACGCAGCGAGCAGTCTTTGGCGTCGAGACGCTCGATGCGGCAACACTGAATTATGCCGAGCTGATGCGGGCGTCACCCGAAGCACGGGCCGAGCGGGTCGGCGGGCGCGTCCTGATCGTGGTCGATCCCATCAACGACAAGAAGCTCGAACTCGGCTTGTCGCGAAACTTGCTGGGCGGCGAGGTTCTCGCCGGCGCGGTGCAGTCGCTGCTTGCCGAGCGAACATCGCGATGGATGCCTGATTGGATGGTCATCCTTCTGTGCCTTCCCGTCGCGGCGATCGGGGCAATCATCGGGGCGTGCGTGCGGCCGGGTAAAAACTCGGGATTGATTGCAGTGGCGATGCATGCTGCAAGGCTTGCGCTGCT
- a CDS encoding vitamin B12 dependent-methionine synthase activation domain-containing protein, with amino-acid sequence MPDSPHTYDKSYDPLQAFIELFKDVDSVGGSAEEKKDLTLEERLRAHIIDGEKEGLHDCLDEAMEKYKPLEIVNDHLLDGMKTVGELFGSGQMQLPFVLQSAEVMKMAVAHLEPHMEKIEGEGKGSIVLATVKGDVHDIGKNLVDIILSNNGYTVHNIGIKQTLPQILEAWKETKADAIGLSGLLVKSVTVMEENLKEMTEQNIDVPVILGGAALTRHYCESHLRDLYAGKVFYGKDAFEGLRTMDMLKAGKTGVLDEEIAERLGKRSEAQKVVAEARAKKAEKQDEFASSKGDGGTATAVRSDVATDVQVPEAPFWGSRIVEGLKLDEIYPFINTTALFRGQWQFKKGSMSPEEYEQFLEDKVHPVFERLKAELRDNDVLHPKLVYGYWPVQSEGDDLIVFDSDDHEKEIERFRFPRQDGKKNLCIADFFKSKDSGQKDVLALTCVTMGEEVSKLAKKLFDNNDFTEYLYTHGMSVESAEALAELWHKRIRAEMGIGGDDSPKIPDLFRQKYRGSRYSPGYPACPDMSDQEIIWRLLDPERIGCKLTENWQIDPEQSTSAFVVHHPEAKYFNV; translated from the coding sequence TTGCCTGATTCACCGCACACCTACGACAAGAGCTACGACCCACTCCAGGCCTTTATCGAGCTGTTCAAGGACGTCGACAGCGTCGGCGGCTCGGCCGAGGAGAAGAAGGACCTCACCCTCGAAGAACGCCTTCGCGCGCACATCATCGATGGCGAGAAGGAAGGCCTGCACGACTGCCTCGACGAGGCGATGGAGAAGTACAAGCCCCTGGAGATCGTTAACGACCACCTGCTCGACGGCATGAAGACCGTGGGCGAGCTGTTCGGTTCCGGCCAGATGCAGCTTCCCTTCGTGCTACAGAGTGCCGAGGTCATGAAGATGGCGGTCGCCCACCTCGAGCCGCACATGGAGAAGATCGAGGGCGAGGGCAAGGGGTCGATCGTGCTCGCGACCGTGAAGGGCGACGTGCACGATATCGGCAAGAACCTGGTCGACATCATCCTGAGCAACAATGGCTACACCGTCCACAACATCGGCATCAAGCAGACCCTGCCTCAGATCCTCGAAGCCTGGAAGGAAACCAAGGCCGACGCCATCGGTCTCAGCGGCCTGCTCGTGAAGTCCGTAACCGTCATGGAAGAGAACCTCAAGGAGATGACCGAGCAGAACATCGACGTGCCGGTCATCCTCGGCGGTGCTGCCTTGACGCGTCATTATTGCGAAAGCCACCTGCGCGACCTGTACGCCGGAAAGGTCTTCTACGGCAAGGACGCCTTCGAGGGCCTGCGCACCATGGACATGCTCAAGGCAGGGAAGACCGGCGTGCTCGATGAGGAGATCGCCGAGCGCCTGGGCAAGCGCAGCGAAGCACAGAAGGTCGTTGCCGAAGCCCGTGCCAAGAAGGCCGAAAAGCAGGATGAATTCGCTTCATCCAAGGGCGATGGCGGTACCGCCACGGCCGTGCGCAGCGACGTGGCCACCGACGTGCAGGTTCCCGAGGCGCCCTTCTGGGGCTCGCGCATCGTCGAAGGCCTGAAGCTCGACGAAATCTACCCCTTCATCAACACCACCGCACTCTTCCGCGGCCAGTGGCAGTTCAAGAAGGGCTCGATGAGCCCCGAAGAGTACGAACAGTTCCTCGAAGACAAGGTGCACCCCGTCTTCGAGCGCCTCAAGGCCGAGCTGCGCGATAATGACGTGCTGCATCCCAAGCTGGTCTATGGCTACTGGCCCGTGCAGAGCGAGGGCGACGACCTGATCGTGTTCGATTCCGACGACCACGAAAAGGAGATCGAGCGCTTCCGTTTCCCTCGCCAGGACGGAAAGAAGAACCTCTGCATCGCCGATTTCTTCAAGAGCAAGGACAGCGGCCAGAAGGACGTGCTGGCCCTCACCTGCGTCACCATGGGCGAAGAGGTCAGCAAGCTGGCCAAGAAGCTCTTCGACAACAATGACTTTACCGAGTACCTCTACACCCACGGCATGAGCGTTGAGAGCGCTGAGGCCCTGGCCGAACTCTGGCACAAGCGCATCCGCGCCGAGATGGGCATCGGCGGCGACGACTCGCCCAAGATTCCCGACCTCTTCCGCCAGAAGTACCGCGGCAGCCGATACAGCCCGGGCTACCCGGCCTGCCCTGACATGAGCGACCAGGAGATCATCTGGCGACTGCTCGATCCCGAGCGCATCGGCTGCAAGCTCACCGAGAACTGGCAGATCGACCCCGAGCAGAGCACCAGCGCCTTCGTCGTGCACCACCCAGAGGCCAAGTACTTCAACGTCTAA
- a CDS encoding homocysteine S-methyltransferase family protein — translation MTATDPIFASPFARALASRVLVLDGAMGTSLYSRDLTVEGDYCGCENCTDILVDSRPDVVEDIHKEFLEVGADCIETNSFGANTLVLGEFDLAEKATEFSRRSAEIARSAADAYSTKDKPRFVMGSMGPGTKLITLGNTTWPAMLDSYTNQALGLIEGGVDAFLIETCQDLLQVKCAVNACLRALEQKGKSIADIPICVSVTIEQTGTMLMGTSIEAAAHALRRYPILSLGLNCATGPTEMAEYIQWLGKYWDRHVSVAPNAGLPVLVEGRTEYPLKPGPFAEAQQRFIEQSGVGLVGGCCGTTPEHIRQLADMVGGREAKRTERSTMAPSCTSLYQPVEYRQDNSFLIVGERCNASGSRKFKRLLEEEDWDGIVGLAKQQVREGSHVLDVNVDYAGRDNAADMREVVQRLVRQVDAPLMIDSTQVATIEAGLQCAGGKCIINSANFEDGEEKFDAICKLAKTYGAGLVIGTIDEDPEAAMARTADRKFEIAKRSIERATQVHGLDETDIFIDPLVLPISTGMDDDRRSALALIEGTRRIAEAFPNVQITCGLSNVSFGLKPAARQVLNSVFLDELVKAGMTSAIVHASKILPLAKIEDDQKRVAMHLVYDKRDTSVGGTGLPSPDEQIQEEVALA, via the coding sequence ATGACTGCAACTGATCCCATCTTCGCGAGCCCATTCGCCCGGGCACTGGCCAGCCGCGTCCTGGTGCTCGACGGCGCCATGGGCACGAGCCTGTACAGCCGAGACCTGACGGTCGAGGGCGACTATTGCGGCTGCGAGAACTGCACCGATATCCTTGTCGACAGCCGGCCCGACGTGGTCGAGGACATCCACAAAGAGTTTCTCGAGGTCGGGGCCGACTGCATCGAGACCAACAGCTTCGGTGCCAACACCCTGGTTCTGGGCGAGTTCGACCTGGCCGAGAAGGCCACCGAATTCAGCCGCCGCTCGGCCGAGATCGCCCGGTCGGCAGCCGACGCTTACTCAACCAAGGACAAGCCCCGCTTCGTCATGGGCTCCATGGGCCCGGGCACGAAGCTCATCACGCTGGGCAACACCACCTGGCCGGCCATGCTCGACAGCTACACGAACCAGGCCCTGGGCCTGATCGAGGGTGGCGTCGACGCGTTCCTCATCGAGACGTGCCAGGACCTCCTGCAGGTCAAGTGCGCCGTCAACGCCTGCCTTCGGGCCCTGGAGCAGAAGGGCAAGTCCATCGCCGACATCCCCATCTGCGTGTCGGTCACCATCGAGCAGACCGGCACCATGCTCATGGGCACAAGCATCGAGGCCGCAGCCCACGCCCTGCGCCGGTACCCGATCCTGAGCCTTGGCCTCAACTGCGCTACGGGTCCGACAGAGATGGCCGAGTACATCCAATGGCTGGGCAAGTACTGGGACCGCCACGTCTCGGTGGCCCCCAATGCCGGCCTGCCGGTTCTGGTCGAGGGCCGGACGGAATACCCGCTCAAGCCCGGCCCCTTCGCCGAGGCCCAGCAGCGGTTCATCGAACAGAGCGGGGTGGGCCTGGTCGGCGGCTGCTGCGGCACCACGCCCGAGCACATCCGCCAGCTCGCCGACATGGTGGGCGGCCGCGAGGCCAAGCGCACCGAGCGTTCGACGATGGCCCCCAGTTGCACGAGCCTCTACCAGCCGGTCGAATACCGCCAGGATAACTCGTTCCTGATCGTTGGCGAGCGCTGCAACGCCTCGGGCAGCCGCAAGTTCAAGCGGTTGCTCGAAGAAGAAGACTGGGACGGCATCGTGGGCCTTGCCAAGCAGCAGGTGCGCGAGGGCAGCCACGTGCTGGACGTGAACGTCGACTACGCCGGCCGCGACAACGCCGCCGACATGCGCGAGGTCGTGCAACGGCTGGTCCGCCAGGTCGATGCCCCGCTCATGATCGACAGCACCCAGGTCGCCACGATCGAGGCCGGCCTGCAGTGTGCCGGCGGCAAGTGCATCATCAACAGCGCCAACTTTGAGGACGGCGAAGAGAAGTTCGACGCCATCTGCAAGCTCGCCAAGACCTACGGCGCAGGGCTGGTCATCGGCACCATCGATGAAGACCCCGAGGCCGCCATGGCCCGCACCGCCGACCGCAAGTTCGAGATCGCCAAGCGATCCATCGAACGGGCAACCCAGGTGCACGGCCTCGACGAGACCGACATCTTCATCGATCCGCTGGTGCTGCCCATCTCGACCGGAATGGACGACGACCGCCGCAGCGCCCTCGCGCTCATCGAGGGCACCAGGCGCATCGCCGAGGCGTTCCCCAACGTGCAGATCACCTGCGGCCTGAGCAACGTGAGCTTCGGGCTCAAGCCCGCTGCCAGGCAGGTGCTCAACAGTGTGTTCCTGGACGAATTGGTCAAGGCCGGCATGACCAGCGCCATCGTGCACGCCAGCAAGATCCTGCCGCTGGCCAAGATCGAAGACGACCAGAAGCGGGTGGCCATGCACCTGGTCTACGACAAGCGAGACACGAGCGTCGGCGGCACGGGCCTTCCCTCGCCCGACGAGCAGATCCAGGAGGAGGTGGCCCTTGCCTGA
- a CDS encoding DUF2945 domain-containing protein — MSTSYGKGDNVKWKWGEGYGRGKVIERHTETVERTIDGSSIKRKGDTDDAALVIEQDDGQTVLKLESEVSKDTSA; from the coding sequence ATGAGTACGAGCTACGGGAAGGGCGACAACGTCAAGTGGAAGTGGGGCGAGGGCTACGGCCGCGGCAAGGTCATCGAGCGCCACACCGAGACGGTCGAACGGACCATCGATGGTTCATCGATCAAGCGCAAGGGCGACACGGACGACGCCGCGCTGGTGATCGAGCAGGACGACGGCCAGACGGTTCTCAAGCTCGAGAGCGAGGTCTCCAAGGACACGTCGGCTTGA
- a CDS encoding CsbD family protein: protein MNTDTMQGNWKQLKGKAKERWGKLTDDELDQVEGKRDQLAGKIQEKYGKTKQEAEKEIDEFKRSCNC, encoded by the coding sequence ATGAACACCGATACGATGCAGGGAAACTGGAAGCAGCTCAAAGGCAAGGCCAAGGAGCGCTGGGGCAAGCTGACCGACGACGAACTCGACCAGGTCGAGGGCAAGCGTGATCAGCTCGCCGGAAAGATCCAGGAAAAGTACGGCAAGACCAAGCAGGAGGCGGAGAAGGAGATCGACGAGTTCAAGCGGTCCTGTAACTGCTGA
- a CDS encoding type 1 glutamine amidotransferase domain-containing protein: MSTTNNKKLDGKTIAILSTDGFEQSELVRPLEALKEAGAEVHVVTPDGSDIKGWDNGNWGDTVKADRSLADVKADSYDGLVLPGGVMNPDKLRMREDATTFVREFFKAGKPVSAICHGPQILIDCGVIEGREMTSFPSIKNDLKNAGARWVDQEVVCDQALTTSRTPDDLPAFIDKTIEEIREGKHAGQKTA, encoded by the coding sequence ATGAGCACTACGAACAACAAGAAGCTCGATGGCAAGACCATCGCCATTCTTTCGACCGATGGCTTCGAGCAGAGCGAACTGGTTCGCCCTCTGGAAGCGCTCAAGGAAGCTGGCGCCGAAGTGCACGTCGTTACTCCGGACGGCAGCGACATCAAGGGGTGGGACAACGGCAACTGGGGCGACACGGTGAAGGCCGATCGCTCACTGGCAGACGTCAAGGCCGACAGCTACGACGGCTTGGTGCTGCCCGGCGGGGTGATGAACCCCGACAAGCTCCGCATGCGTGAAGACGCGACCACGTTTGTTCGCGAGTTCTTCAAGGCCGGCAAGCCCGTCAGCGCCATCTGCCACGGACCGCAGATCCTCATCGATTGCGGCGTGATCGAAGGTCGCGAGATGACGAGCTTCCCATCGATCAAGAACGATCTGAAGAACGCCGGGGCGCGCTGGGTCGACCAGGAGGTCGTGTGCGATCAGGCACTGACGACCAGCCGGACGCCCGACGATCTGCCCGCGTTCATCGACAAGACAATCGAGGAGATCCGCGAGGGCAAGCACGCCGGCCAGAAGACCGCGTGA